In uncultured Fibrobacter sp., a genomic segment contains:
- a CDS encoding O-antigen polymerase, whose product MFSWIVEYPVSAALLLVVIFCLFQSWWFKKDFFSPLNVYCFAQCITLAISYLQINRAMSDFKLYTWGVWLLGFLSFVGGCIIARLHAKSKGLPVNVAEPVAPRRYNWTIHLVLSFGVFCLFLVGVYGVYSVVGNLIIFTDSPAKWMTKDINYGYYTLLFNSGPLCVLLFGVASFKKFNDVRWVRHVAFVMVFVTIAVNLMTYPNRTTLFFNAGFFLIFVNYLYKRISPIVITTLLVIAIAVFVSISSLRDQYGGSSAEGKAMDVVLELPYKYLANNYWNLDYALNPPTDREIHPHTYGIDFFNGIFEYARLTGSFRTSFRWDDAFNERIQKVYGFNTVNYLWEVYKDFHLLGVLLFPFLCGLGLTVLHLRLCKPFTPRQILMYTYFIYFVGWWFFTAGYKQGIFCIWGAIIYFVSTVCMWQKRGTEKELPAEPAVLDKVSEQEQAQA is encoded by the coding sequence GTGTTTTCGTGGATAGTAGAATATCCGGTCAGCGCCGCCCTTCTTCTGGTAGTCATTTTTTGCCTATTCCAGTCTTGGTGGTTCAAGAAGGATTTCTTTAGTCCGCTCAATGTCTATTGCTTTGCGCAGTGCATTACCCTCGCTATCTCATATCTGCAGATAAACAGGGCGATGAGCGACTTTAAGCTTTATACCTGGGGCGTGTGGCTTCTCGGATTCTTGTCGTTTGTAGGCGGCTGTATTATTGCGAGGCTTCACGCGAAGTCGAAGGGATTGCCGGTCAACGTTGCAGAGCCTGTGGCTCCCAGGCGTTATAACTGGACTATTCACCTGGTGCTTTCGTTCGGCGTGTTCTGCCTGTTCCTTGTGGGCGTTTATGGCGTATACTCGGTGGTGGGCAACCTGATCATATTCACGGATAGCCCGGCCAAGTGGATGACGAAAGACATCAATTACGGCTATTACACACTCCTGTTCAATAGCGGTCCGTTATGTGTACTGCTTTTCGGCGTAGCGTCTTTTAAGAAGTTCAACGACGTGCGGTGGGTACGCCATGTAGCCTTTGTCATGGTGTTTGTAACGATCGCCGTAAACCTGATGACGTACCCGAACAGAACGACTCTGTTTTTCAATGCGGGTTTCTTCTTGATTTTTGTGAACTACCTGTACAAGCGGATTTCGCCGATTGTCATTACGACACTTTTGGTGATTGCCATTGCGGTGTTCGTGTCGATTAGCAGTCTTCGTGACCAGTATGGTGGTAGTTCCGCCGAAGGCAAGGCGATGGATGTGGTGCTGGAACTGCCCTACAAGTACTTGGCGAACAACTACTGGAACCTGGATTATGCGCTGAACCCGCCGACCGACCGCGAAATACACCCGCACACCTACGGTATCGACTTCTTTAACGGCATATTCGAATACGCAAGACTCACGGGTTCGTTCAGGACCAGTTTCCGCTGGGATGACGCCTTTAACGAAAGAATCCAGAAAGTTTATGGGTTCAACACGGTGAACTATCTATGGGAAGTTTATAAGGATTTCCACTTGCTCGGAGTGCTTTTGTTCCCGTTTTTGTGCGGGCTTGGGCTCACGGTGCTTCATTTGCGTTTGTGCAAGCCCTTTACCCCGCGGCAGATTCTGATGTATACCTACTTCATCTACTTTGTGGGGTGGTGGTTCTTTACGGCGGGTTACAAGCAAGGCATTTTCTGCATCTGGGGTGCGATTATCTATTTCGTTTCTACCGTGTGCATGTGGCAAAAGCGCGGCACGGAAAAAGAATTACCAGCGGAACCTGCGGTTCTTGACAAAGTAAGCGAGCAGGAACAGGCTCAGGCATAA
- a CDS encoding Wzz/FepE/Etk N-terminal domain-containing protein — protein MEKQESVGFIEVCLRLLNNDLKHFKLCLAIVLIPTIVAFVLVMWVIKPVYAATAVVTPPSSSQTSLNGLSSMLGGASGMGALLGLSNSDEDENAVWTIFNSWELHDQVIREFNLAEHYEFDGDFHADLLKEFRKNFAVELNKEDMFAVSMEDEDFRLAAKIVAFMLEKADSAFNAFKTAQARQSRIYFQSRLDSCEMALDSLIKEFVKFQVDNNFYDPDVQLESTIKYLGALQAKREEVSIEMAFEKADRGEKSKRYDELTKRYQGVNSALHGALKGRHENMGMVALKKSPELAAEYMRRETEIRVQEAMYKLLRQQSEQMRMEEAKMLTNLHVLEPPWENDKKIYPLRGVTLVFVFSVACIIATIVSNLLGYLASESKRGSSVAMEWNTFKGFFKKNKG, from the coding sequence ATGGAAAAGCAGGAATCTGTCGGTTTTATCGAAGTCTGCCTTCGCTTGCTGAATAACGACTTGAAGCATTTCAAGTTGTGCCTAGCGATTGTCCTTATTCCCACGATCGTAGCCTTTGTGCTTGTCATGTGGGTCATTAAGCCTGTGTATGCGGCGACGGCTGTGGTGACTCCGCCGTCTTCGTCTCAGACTTCGTTGAACGGTTTGAGTTCAATGCTCGGTGGCGCCTCTGGCATGGGCGCGCTCCTTGGGCTTTCCAATAGCGACGAAGATGAGAACGCTGTCTGGACGATTTTCAATTCGTGGGAATTGCATGACCAGGTGATTCGGGAATTCAACCTGGCGGAGCATTATGAATTCGATGGCGATTTCCATGCGGACTTGTTGAAGGAATTCCGCAAGAATTTTGCGGTAGAACTCAACAAGGAGGACATGTTCGCCGTCTCCATGGAAGACGAAGACTTTAGGCTTGCCGCAAAGATTGTAGCCTTCATGCTTGAAAAGGCGGACTCCGCATTTAACGCCTTCAAGACGGCGCAGGCTAGGCAGTCAAGAATTTATTTCCAGAGCAGGCTCGATTCCTGTGAAATGGCTCTGGATTCCTTGATCAAGGAATTTGTGAAGTTCCAGGTGGACAACAATTTCTATGACCCTGATGTTCAGCTTGAATCGACAATCAAGTACTTGGGTGCCTTGCAGGCTAAGCGCGAAGAGGTGTCGATTGAAATGGCTTTCGAAAAGGCTGACCGCGGTGAAAAGAGCAAGCGCTATGACGAACTTACCAAGCGTTACCAGGGCGTGAATTCGGCCTTGCACGGTGCCTTGAAGGGTCGCCACGAGAACATGGGCATGGTCGCCCTCAAGAAGTCTCCGGAACTTGCCGCCGAATACATGCGCCGCGAAACAGAGATTCGCGTGCAAGAGGCCATGTACAAGTTGCTTCGCCAGCAGAGCGAACAGATGCGCATGGAAGAAGCGAAGATGCTTACGAACTTGCATGTGCTTGAACCGCCTTGGGAAAACGACAAGAAGATTTACCCTCTGAGAGGTGTCACCCTGGTGTTCGTGTTTTCTGTGGCCTGCATTATTGCGACTATTGTCAGCAACTTGCTTGGCTACCTGGCCAGCGAATCGAAGCGCGGGTCCTCGGTAGCTATGGAATGGAACACCTTCAAGGGATTCTTTAAAAAGAACAAGGGCTAG
- the rpmJ gene encoding 50S ribosomal protein L36: protein MKIKASIKPRCENCKIIRRKGVLRIICSKNPRHKQKQG, encoded by the coding sequence ATGAAAATCAAAGCCTCCATCAAACCCAGATGTGAAAACTGCAAGATCATCCGCCGTAAGGGTGTATTGCGCATCATCTGTTCGAAGAACCCCCGTCACAAGCAGAAGCAGGGATAA
- the rplQ gene encoding 50S ribosomal protein L17: MRHGVKNKKLGVNAQHKRAILRALTTSILEKGMEAEQSNRYVRTTLHKAKLVRSCVDRMITYAKKGDLSARREASRFVMSPKAVQDLFATIGPRYAGRNGGYTRIIKLGPNRAGDASEMALVGLVEDEIVVKTKKAAEPAKSEAVSMVEGESKA; encoded by the coding sequence ATGAGACACGGTGTAAAAAACAAGAAATTGGGCGTTAACGCTCAGCACAAGCGTGCCATCCTCCGCGCTCTTACCACTTCTATTCTTGAGAAGGGCATGGAAGCCGAGCAGAGCAACCGCTACGTGCGCACTACTCTCCACAAGGCTAAGCTCGTCCGCAGCTGCGTGGATCGCATGATCACTTATGCAAAGAAGGGTGACCTTTCTGCACGTCGTGAAGCTTCTCGCTTCGTGATGAGCCCGAAGGCTGTGCAGGACCTGTTCGCAACGATCGGTCCGCGCTATGCTGGCCGTAACGGCGGCTATACTCGCATCATCAAGCTCGGCCCGAACCGCGCTGGTGACGCATCCGAAATGGCTCTCGTCGGTCTCGTCGAAGACGAAATCGTCGTGAAGACCAAGAAGGCTGCCGAACCTGCCAAGTCCGAAGCCGTTAGCATGGTCGAAGGCGAAAGCAAGGCATAA
- the infA gene encoding translation initiation factor IF-1, translating into MAKEEGIQVEGVVLEALPNAFFRVQLGNGHEILAHVSGKMRRHFIRILPDDKVLVEISPYDLNRGRITYRYK; encoded by the coding sequence GTGGCTAAAGAAGAAGGAATACAAGTAGAAGGTGTTGTGTTGGAAGCCCTTCCCAACGCTTTCTTCCGTGTCCAACTCGGAAATGGCCACGAGATTCTCGCTCATGTTTCAGGAAAAATGCGTCGGCATTTCATTCGAATTTTGCCGGACGACAAAGTGTTGGTAGAGATTTCTCCCTACGATCTCAATCGTGGACGAATCACATACCGTTACAAGTAA
- a CDS encoding oligosaccharide flippase family protein, which translates to MQALRNIKIGVFISLVNILIQGVSVLVQNLIANNLGIVKFGSFGILQSDYTIFCALADFGMATLILAFFGKRATNGTLFTNVLQLRLFMTALTAIAMVVFAFTVRRGSDIFEGELVLALGLLLQHAFFDWYFICGNFWKKLLISKVLHTLSYCAVMGIALWVLKLDSIPLIALAMVIAALPAFGFGVGQAFTFKIFRIGLHTAKFFKLMFKSACPYALSSIASFAYLPVGLYTVAHFTTPEFLGAYNFSHKLVFLASSLMVHFISSSLITLHQTDTRVLHLRDQAVFTLFIVAVTTPFWLFPQYTLRIVFFAAPWTPDVLETSCYCLRILACSLILQATRMGMISTLLKEKRTWLYGTMITIGGVINIAVCIGGASLLKAPYIPMLTLSGDLCLSLFLLAYFVKNRRFRW; encoded by the coding sequence ATGCAAGCACTCAGAAACATCAAGATAGGCGTTTTCATATCTCTGGTCAATATCCTCATCCAGGGAGTTTCTGTCCTTGTCCAGAACCTTATCGCGAACAATTTGGGAATTGTCAAGTTCGGATCCTTCGGAATCCTGCAAAGCGATTACACCATTTTCTGCGCCCTCGCCGATTTTGGCATGGCAACGCTGATTCTAGCCTTTTTCGGCAAGCGCGCGACAAACGGTACCCTGTTCACCAACGTTTTGCAACTGAGACTCTTTATGACGGCGCTGACAGCCATTGCCATGGTCGTCTTCGCATTCACCGTCCGAAGAGGGAGCGATATCTTTGAGGGCGAACTGGTTCTTGCACTTGGCCTGCTTCTTCAGCATGCGTTTTTCGACTGGTACTTCATTTGCGGAAACTTCTGGAAAAAGCTCCTGATTTCAAAAGTTCTCCACACACTGTCTTACTGTGCCGTCATGGGAATCGCCCTCTGGGTACTCAAACTCGATTCCATTCCCCTGATTGCGCTTGCCATGGTGATTGCAGCCCTGCCCGCGTTCGGGTTCGGTGTCGGTCAGGCGTTCACCTTCAAGATTTTCCGCATCGGTTTGCACACGGCCAAGTTCTTCAAGCTCATGTTCAAATCGGCATGTCCCTATGCGCTTTCGAGCATCGCAAGCTTCGCCTACTTGCCGGTTGGCCTTTACACGGTAGCGCACTTTACAACGCCCGAGTTCCTGGGTGCCTACAATTTCTCGCACAAGCTCGTCTTTCTCGCCTCAAGCCTCATGGTGCACTTCATTTCATCAAGCCTCATTACCTTGCACCAGACCGATACACGCGTTCTCCACCTGCGCGACCAGGCCGTATTCACGCTTTTCATCGTAGCGGTCACGACGCCCTTCTGGCTGTTCCCGCAATACACGCTCCGCATCGTTTTCTTTGCCGCCCCCTGGACACCCGACGTCCTTGAAACCAGTTGCTACTGCCTGCGCATTCTCGCCTGCTCCCTGATTCTGCAAGCGACACGCATGGGAATGATTTCGACCTTGCTCAAGGAAAAACGCACATGGCTCTACGGCACCATGATTACCATTGGCGGCGTGATAAATATTGCAGTCTGTATCGGTGGCGCAAGCCTGCTCAAGGCGCCCTACATTCCGATGCTCACCCTTTCGGGCGATTTATGCCTGAGCCTGTTCCTGCTCGCTTACTTTGTCAAGAACCGCAGGTTCCGCTGGTAA
- a CDS encoding acyltransferase family protein: MEITPTKRQLYPDIACGFLIIHMVFGHITQHAGLWQGQQSLYTFWCSLIFFMMPWFFFKAGMFFREKPTLVEIKASAKRLLVPFALFSFLGACLEYAAKMSHEGFTTVGFIRDNLHALLMGGALESNPPLWFLFSLFFARIIFNILFKKLPDHIIAIIGFLAACAFMHAPLDLPHYFGNISAGLCFLAAGHFLKDKQFKRPVLIAAIVTFIAIFASNNPQVDMRLHHVSSGLYFLWFPASLAGIVILDHIAKIRLLEKIRLQAIGKDSMTYYVLHWLVIVCVSIVVKRVLPDASTELKIALYTFACGIILPLTVFIQKRIQSCKHSETSR; the protein is encoded by the coding sequence ATGGAAATCACACCGACCAAAAGACAACTCTACCCCGATATCGCCTGCGGTTTTCTGATTATCCATATGGTATTCGGCCACATCACGCAACATGCGGGACTGTGGCAAGGGCAACAATCCCTGTACACTTTTTGGTGCAGCCTGATATTTTTCATGATGCCCTGGTTTTTCTTCAAGGCCGGAATGTTCTTTCGCGAAAAACCGACCCTCGTCGAAATCAAGGCTTCGGCCAAAAGGCTCCTGGTTCCCTTTGCCTTATTTTCATTCCTCGGCGCCTGCCTCGAATACGCCGCCAAAATGAGCCACGAAGGCTTTACGACCGTAGGCTTCATTCGAGACAACCTGCACGCCCTCCTTATGGGCGGCGCCCTCGAAAGTAACCCGCCGCTTTGGTTCCTGTTCAGCCTTTTCTTCGCAAGAATCATTTTCAACATTCTCTTCAAAAAACTGCCCGACCACATCATCGCCATTATCGGATTCCTTGCCGCCTGCGCCTTTATGCACGCGCCCCTGGACCTGCCCCATTATTTCGGAAACATCTCTGCAGGTCTATGCTTCCTTGCTGCCGGACATTTCTTAAAAGACAAGCAATTCAAGCGTCCCGTCCTTATAGCCGCCATCGTAACGTTCATCGCCATCTTTGCCTCCAACAACCCGCAAGTAGACATGCGACTCCACCATGTCTCTAGCGGTTTATATTTCTTATGGTTCCCCGCATCGCTTGCAGGCATCGTCATCCTCGACCATATCGCCAAAATCCGCCTACTCGAAAAAATAAGGTTGCAAGCCATCGGCAAGGATTCCATGACCTATTACGTTTTGCACTGGCTCGTCATCGTGTGCGTTTCGATTGTCGTCAAAAGAGTCCTGCCCGACGCCTCCACTGAATTAAAGATTGCGCTCTATACATTCGCTTGCGGAATCATCCTCCCCCTCACCGTCTTTATCCAGAAACGCATCCAATCATGCAAGCACTCAGAAACATCAAGATAG
- a CDS encoding polysaccharide biosynthesis/export family protein: MSTKRSGISSRSSAVMQPASAEAPVDSSYVLGPGDFLDLMLEDNYLTVQVYPDGSVAIEECGGVIVGGKTLAEARELILDLAAKRYKRDQCFVQLSVLKKFKVNAMGAISEVGQQLVEPQTRLSMFLRKVGGTLLSADIEDVQVIRGKDTIHVDYSAMATKGEFDNDIMLEQGDKVYVPFVKMGENVSLIFPGYRTSAAYQEGRTLQEYFDLVGGYRLHNYGYKAACVREPGKAPRWIDISEMSKTTVAPNTEVEFSVQEMLVYVGGAVNYLGRYPYDPSWHAIDYVAASGINTITGSWSQIKVWRGKSPEPLKLSVTEDQIMPGDYIEIPKSHYESFKDFTLFLASLLTVISSAFIIYVNYK; this comes from the coding sequence ATGTCTACGAAGAGGAGTGGAATCTCGTCGCGCAGTTCGGCCGTGATGCAGCCAGCTTCTGCAGAAGCCCCTGTTGATTCGAGCTACGTGCTTGGCCCCGGCGACTTTTTGGACTTGATGCTCGAAGACAATTATTTGACTGTGCAGGTGTATCCGGATGGATCTGTCGCCATTGAAGAATGCGGTGGCGTTATCGTGGGTGGCAAGACGCTTGCCGAGGCGCGAGAACTGATTCTGGACCTTGCAGCCAAGCGTTACAAGCGTGACCAGTGCTTTGTGCAGCTTTCCGTGCTCAAGAAATTCAAGGTGAACGCCATGGGTGCCATTTCGGAAGTGGGCCAGCAGTTGGTGGAACCGCAGACGAGACTTAGCATGTTTTTGCGCAAGGTGGGCGGAACCCTTTTGAGCGCCGACATCGAAGATGTGCAGGTGATTCGTGGTAAGGATACGATTCACGTGGATTACAGCGCCATGGCGACGAAGGGCGAATTCGATAACGACATCATGCTGGAACAGGGCGACAAGGTTTATGTGCCGTTCGTGAAGATGGGCGAAAACGTTTCGTTGATTTTCCCGGGCTACAGGACCAGTGCCGCATACCAGGAAGGTCGTACCTTGCAGGAATACTTCGACCTGGTCGGAGGTTACCGCCTGCATAACTACGGCTACAAGGCCGCTTGCGTTCGTGAACCGGGCAAGGCCCCGCGCTGGATCGATATTTCCGAAATGAGCAAGACGACTGTTGCACCGAATACCGAAGTGGAATTCTCCGTGCAGGAAATGCTTGTGTATGTGGGCGGTGCCGTGAACTATTTGGGTCGCTATCCTTACGATCCTTCGTGGCATGCCATTGATTACGTGGCGGCCTCTGGCATCAACACGATTACGGGTTCGTGGAGCCAGATCAAGGTGTGGCGCGGCAAGAGCCCTGAACCTTTGAAACTGAGCGTGACCGAAGACCAGATTATGCCGGGCGACTATATCGAAATCCCGAAGAGCCATTACGAATCTTTCAAGGATTTCACGTTGTTCTTGGCGTCGCTCCTTACGGTGATTTCTTCGGCATTCATCATTTACGTCAACTATAAGTAG
- a CDS encoding DNA-directed RNA polymerase subunit alpha, which translates to MMWKSLQMPRSFQKVETGEDGRYAKFVVEALERGWGITLGNALRRSLLSSLQGAAIVSVKIEGVDKEFSTIPGVKEDVTDIILNLKSIRVKLLSDHDETLRLDMSGEGEVTAKDFMDNPNVAILTPDVHIATLNGNASLSLEVKISSGRGYVTADELKDKDAPIGVIAMDANFNPVQKVAMHISDTRVGQKTDYNRLELEITTDGSIDPEDALAYAAKLLMDHLEIFINFEGDLESPEELEMDEERQRIAQLLRTRVDDLELSVRSSNCLRMANIHTVGELVRNKENDMLKYKNFGRKSLVELNEVLTSMGLSFGMDVDDYLKD; encoded by the coding sequence ATGATGTGGAAATCACTTCAGATGCCGCGCAGCTTCCAGAAAGTGGAAACCGGCGAAGATGGTCGCTACGCCAAGTTTGTCGTAGAGGCTTTGGAACGTGGCTGGGGTATTACCCTCGGTAACGCCCTCCGTCGCTCGCTCCTTTCCTCTCTGCAGGGTGCGGCTATTGTCTCCGTGAAAATTGAAGGCGTCGATAAGGAATTCTCGACGATTCCGGGTGTGAAGGAAGATGTCACTGACATTATCCTGAATCTCAAGAGCATCCGCGTGAAGCTCCTGTCCGACCACGACGAAACGCTCCGCCTGGACATGTCCGGCGAAGGCGAAGTCACGGCCAAGGACTTCATGGACAATCCGAATGTCGCCATCTTGACTCCGGACGTCCATATCGCTACTTTGAACGGTAACGCATCGCTCTCCCTGGAAGTGAAGATTTCCAGCGGTCGCGGCTACGTCACTGCCGACGAATTGAAGGACAAGGACGCTCCTATTGGCGTGATCGCCATGGACGCCAACTTCAACCCGGTGCAGAAAGTCGCGATGCACATCAGCGATACCCGCGTTGGCCAGAAGACGGACTACAACCGTCTGGAACTGGAAATCACGACTGACGGTTCCATTGATCCGGAAGACGCTCTTGCATACGCTGCAAAGCTCCTCATGGACCACTTGGAAATCTTCATCAACTTCGAAGGCGATCTCGAAAGCCCCGAAGAACTTGAAATGGATGAAGAACGTCAGCGTATCGCCCAGCTCCTGCGCACCCGCGTGGACGACCTGGAACTCTCCGTTCGCTCCAGCAATTGCCTCCGTATGGCTAACATCCATACCGTTGGCGAACTTGTGCGCAACAAGGAAAACGATATGCTTAAATACAAGAACTTCGGTCGGAAGTCCTTGGTGGAACTTAACGAGGTGTTGACCTCCATGGGCCTCTCTTTTGGCATGGACGTCGATGACTACTTGAAGGATTAA
- the tig gene encoding trigger factor, translated as MSVEIKETSATVRTLEITIPQADLTAPFEKKLGQYKKQVSMKGFRQGMVPKAMILKQFGDAIRHEAVDEVVNKLVQEALKNANIIPVGSMKVVDFKDDKSNDIALKVEVEMDPEIDIKGYADTGITVPETAVHEEEVKAEYDRLIQMWSKDEHVDRAAKKGDVVVGNYIEVVIDGEKQELPENKEFRSLLGESASPGFDEGLTGASAGETKEINFKYPDDHKDERYRGKTAQFKVEITDVREIVPPTMDEEFCKQIGVKDVEDLKNNLAEGLANQKQDSAKNKAINEAIDKIIEANPFEVPKARVYDLIKWTLNRNAQSEKDVVEPTEEQLNGLTPEAIREIKKHRILDFIATKEKIKPAQADVDARLKQMADAYHVDFETLKGHFRQSGRINQLRDELRIQMAADFIVGVRPAAEENK; from the coding sequence ATGAGCGTAGAAATCAAAGAAACAAGCGCAACCGTGCGCACCCTCGAAATCACCATCCCGCAGGCAGACCTCACTGCCCCCTTCGAAAAGAAACTGGGCCAGTACAAGAAGCAGGTGTCCATGAAGGGTTTCCGTCAGGGCATGGTGCCGAAGGCCATGATCCTCAAGCAGTTTGGCGACGCCATTCGCCATGAAGCTGTGGACGAAGTCGTGAACAAGCTCGTTCAGGAAGCGCTCAAGAACGCAAACATCATTCCGGTTGGCTCCATGAAGGTTGTGGACTTCAAGGATGACAAGTCTAACGACATCGCACTGAAGGTCGAAGTCGAAATGGACCCGGAAATCGACATCAAGGGCTATGCTGACACGGGTATCACCGTTCCGGAAACCGCCGTTCACGAAGAAGAAGTCAAGGCCGAATACGACCGCTTGATTCAGATGTGGAGCAAGGACGAACATGTGGACCGCGCTGCCAAGAAGGGCGACGTCGTGGTCGGTAACTACATCGAAGTCGTGATCGACGGCGAAAAGCAGGAACTCCCGGAAAACAAGGAATTCCGTTCTCTCCTCGGCGAATCTGCCTCTCCGGGATTCGATGAAGGCCTCACGGGCGCTTCTGCCGGCGAAACCAAGGAAATCAACTTCAAGTACCCGGATGACCACAAGGACGAACGTTATCGCGGCAAGACCGCCCAGTTCAAGGTCGAAATCACCGACGTGCGCGAAATTGTTCCGCCGACCATGGACGAAGAATTCTGCAAGCAGATTGGCGTGAAGGATGTCGAAGACCTGAAGAACAACCTCGCCGAAGGCCTCGCTAACCAGAAGCAGGACAGCGCCAAGAACAAGGCTATCAACGAAGCTATCGACAAGATTATCGAAGCCAACCCGTTCGAAGTGCCGAAGGCTCGCGTCTATGACCTCATCAAGTGGACGCTGAACCGCAACGCCCAGAGCGAAAAGGACGTGGTGGAACCGACCGAAGAACAGCTGAACGGCCTCACTCCGGAAGCTATCCGTGAAATCAAGAAGCACCGCATTCTCGACTTCATCGCTACCAAGGAAAAGATCAAGCCGGCTCAGGCTGACGTTGACGCTCGCCTGAAGCAGATGGCTGACGCTTACCACGTGGACTTCGAAACCCTCAAGGGCCACTTCCGTCAGTCCGGCCGTATCAACCAGCTCCGCGACGAACTCCGTATCCAGATGGCTGCCGATTTCATCGTCGGTGTCCGCCCGGCTGCTGAAGAAAACAAGTAA
- the rpsK gene encoding 30S ribosomal protein S11 yields MAEEEIKETAAAAEAPVAAATEEKVKKGKKRIDIQGIACVFASFNNTIVSITDARGNVVAWGSPGNSGFKGSRKSTPFAAQLAAEVAAHKAFDLGMRKVDVRVKGAGGGRESAVRAIKNAGLEVLSIRDVTGVPHNGCRPKKKRRV; encoded by the coding sequence GTGGCTGAAGAAGAAATTAAGGAAACTGCTGCCGCTGCCGAAGCTCCGGTCGCTGCTGCTACAGAAGAAAAGGTCAAGAAGGGCAAGAAGCGTATTGACATCCAGGGCATCGCCTGCGTGTTCGCTTCCTTCAACAATACAATCGTTTCTATCACCGATGCTCGCGGCAACGTGGTCGCTTGGGGCTCTCCGGGTAACTCCGGTTTCAAGGGCTCTCGCAAGAGCACTCCGTTTGCTGCCCAGCTCGCCGCTGAAGTCGCTGCCCACAAGGCTTTCGACCTCGGTATGCGCAAGGTAGATGTCCGCGTCAAGGGCGCAGGTGGCGGTCGTGAATCCGCTGTCCGTGCTATCAAGAATGCGGGCCTCGAAGTTCTCTCTATTCGAGACGTGACGGGCGTTCCGCACAATGGTTGCCGTCCTAAAAAGAAGAGAAGAGTCTAA
- the rpsM gene encoding 30S ribosomal protein S13: protein MARIAGVDLPKNKTVEYGLTAIYGVGLFTANKVCAQLGIDKNKKCDDLTEEEQGKIRHLLEDEYSVEGQLRAEITLNIKRLQDIGCYRGIRHRKGLPVRGQRSRTNARTRKGPKKTVANKKK, encoded by the coding sequence ATGGCACGTATCGCTGGTGTCGATTTACCGAAAAACAAGACTGTTGAATACGGTCTGACGGCAATCTATGGTGTCGGTCTGTTCACCGCTAATAAGGTCTGTGCTCAGCTGGGCATCGACAAGAACAAGAAGTGTGACGACCTGACTGAAGAAGAACAAGGTAAGATTCGTCATCTCCTCGAAGACGAATACTCTGTGGAAGGTCAGCTCCGCGCAGAAATCACCTTGAACATTAAGCGTCTGCAGGATATTGGCTGCTATCGCGGCATCCGCCACCGCAAGGGTCTCCCTGTTCGCGGTCAGCGCTCCCGTACCAATGCCCGCACTCGTAAGGGCCCCAAGAAGACTGTGGCTAACAAGAAGAAGTAA